Genomic segment of Primulina huaijiensis isolate GDHJ02 unplaced genomic scaffold, ASM1229523v2 scaffold37281, whole genome shotgun sequence:
CTCCAACATGAAAGAAGGTAGTTTTCTCATGTAGTTTACCTTCGACCAGCTAGGATCTTTGCCATGTTCCCATTATTATTGGTGACAAAGACATCACTTTCTTCACATACAGTATAGTCAATGGCCGCTAAACGAGAAGAGAAGGGAAGAAATGATTTCAGCTCTTCACCAGCCAGCATCTCCTTTGTATAGAAGTTTGGAAAGAGCTCTTTAAGGGGCCTCAAAGTTTCTTCTCCACCGTATATTTCTCCAGATGCAATATAGAGGTAGGTGCTATTTTCGAAGCCAAGGGCCCTCAGCAACAAACCCACCTCATGTGGGGTCAAAGGGCACTTCCCTCGTGTTCTTTCTTCATCAGGGCTTAATTCCTACAGAACAAACGAGAAAATATTGTAAAAATGTCCAATCCGACATGAATGCTTAATTACTTTTAGCTTCATCATccaataaatctttaaatactGACTACTCACAATTGTTATTCAGGAAAATGCATCTGTTATTGCATTGCAACCAGCACAAGATTCAAGAATATACATAAACCACAATCTTACCGGTAATGTTTCCCACCGCTTTCTTATCTCACCCAGCACTTGTCTTTCTTTATCGCCCCCTCCATAGTAACAACCGGAAAAGGCGAGCATGTCAGGTTCAAACCTGAAAGTGACAAATCAAGCCGATGAAATAAAATGGACAGGATATCAAACGTCAGGAGTCCATTGATGAAAAGGCGgataactctttttttttaccTAGATTTCCCATTATTCTGGTATAATCAATAAAGGACACTTAGTGGACATATAATctagaaaattataataatctcATATTAAGGTGACAAGGAGATAGCACACAATACATATTTCATGTAATTTATTCGTGAGCTTTCCACCACTGCGGAACCTTTTAGGACAAAAAAGTTCAAGGCCTTTTCTAAATCAGTATTATTCTTTCCATGTCACACGGCAACCACATTAATATTGCAGACTGAAATATATTTACATTTAACAGCTAAAAGAAGTTGGATCTCCATCGAATTGAACGTTGTTGAATATCCAAAATTAGATTAGGATAGGCATTTGAATTGTTAGATAAAAATTCGtcatcagttttatttttaaactttggaTAGATTAGATTAGACTAGATTATGTTGTTATCTTCTTATTTATTATGTACTAGCATGAAGCACGTGATGAACGCAAATaccaattatataataaaaataaaaaaattaattttccaagATAGTATATAATAATCTAGTTCATCATGATCGTACCAAACATGTTGAGATAGATCGTCATTTCAGAagtaaaaaaattgagaaaggaATCTTGAAACTAAACTATGTTCTAGCCATTCACAAGTTGCAGATATCCTAACATAGGCTTTATTTCGACCTACATTTGAAAACTTGATGTCCAAGTTGGGCATGATCGACATATATCATCCAACTTGAGGGGGAGCGTTGAATATCCAAAATTAGATCAGGACTGACATTTGAATTATTAGATAAACCTTCATCtactattttatattttaaactttggaTAGATTATATTAGATTATGTTGTTAACTTCTGATTTATTAATTACAAGTATAGATTGTGTTTCTCGGTTAATGGAATGAATAAGAATTCATCTTCTTCAGCATATATTTTTCGTATATCAAACTACACTGTAGCAGTATCAGATACAAAATCATCTGAGAAAAAGATTCTCACTTCCAAAATTGAATTAGGGAAAAGCAAGAGGGAACACCACAGAGGAGGAGATGGTGTTTCCAAAGACAACAAAGATCAAGAGAAATAGTTCAAACAATGGGATCAAAGTTCAGCGAAGAATGTTTGTCCCGAAAGAAGCTAATATGAATTGCCCTGTCACTTCAATTCGCCAGCACAGTCTACCTCATGTAACTAGTTAATGCCGGTACAACAGGTGAAGAGAGAATTTTTTGACATGCATATCTTTCTCATACTAAGCAAAAAAATTAAGGACCACAGCACACAATTCGTTACCGTCCAAATTCATAATTAACTGGATAGATTCTATAGCACACAGTCATATTAAAAAATGCAACAGAACATATTGCAAAACGTGAGCATAATCTAATTTGCTGCATAGAATGGCTGGTGTAGCGAAGATGTTCAAAATCCCCATATTATAAGAGAAGATAGGTGTTATCCCAACACAATTAGTGGATagatttcttaattaattatagtCATCTTAACAGAAATATGGCTTCTGACTTGTGACGAGGGACTTACAACAGAATTCCTTGTTCTCTTAAGGCATAAAGACAGAGACTTTAAGATTCTAATGACACAGAGCTGAACCAACTGGTTATCCATATAGAGAATGGGCAAGATTTTCATTGGAAGGATGACAGTGGATTGAATATCAATCCTGAATCTTTTCACACAATTCAGAACCACAAACAGAGCTCGATAATATATGCAGTTTTTAATCCATTCCTTGCAAGTTAAATTCACAAAAGCAAGATTATCACAACAGAGCAAAGATTGCAAACCTCAAGTGAACAGCAATAAAACGTTTTGCCATCTTACGCATACGCACAACAAGCTTCTGGCCCAAATTCCTTATAGATTTGGTAAATCTCAAGGCATGATAATTGACCCGGCATCGCAACTTCTGCAGGTCTTCATTAAGTTCATTAGCCAGCCTGTAATCAAATTTTGTCAACTGCACTACCTGCATAAGTTTTACAGGTCACCGATTAACCAAATCCGCTGAATAACAGTTTGCACTCCACTTAAAATGCAATTTCAACACTCTAAAAACTCTAAATACACTTGTGGAGCCAGGAAAGATTCATTGAGTAGTACAAAAATTTTGATGTGGAGAAAATTGTCCCTATGACAGATATACTACAAAAGACAGCTCGACTATTTACCCTGAAAATCTGCCAGTAAGGTTAACAAAAACGTAGCCGGTACTAGAGCAGAGACTCAAGAAGAAATTCCTCACATATTCAGACCTTGTTGAATCTTTTCCTTTCCCCAAACACATTTCCAAGCttccaaaattaaattatttgatcataaaagtaaaatattaaAGAGGCATAGCAGCAAACAAATAAAGCACTTTTTCTTGGTTTCGTTCATCGGCACCCGGACATCTAAGTGGCTATTCTTCAACCTAAAAACAAACATATATCTTTATTATGTGCATGACAATCAAGTATACCAAGATTCACCACAAGCACATTATAACAAGAAATTAGAATGCTTTGTTCATAATTCAAATCTTTTTCATCTTACACGTCTCCTCAAAAGAAGCGGCAAAACTTGTTCCAGATAATATTCAGGTTCTGATTTTCGTGGAATTCGCATGGTATATGGTGGTTTTTCCATTGACCTCATGAACTTCTCCGGCACTCTTTTAACAATTGGAACATCCTTTGCGAGGTAAGAGATAAACCAATCAACATCAAAAATCTGGAAGAAATCACTGCATACCAAAGTAAACTAGGATgagtaaaaaaattgttttcgaGCCAAAATGGGCCATGCTAAAGTTTAGGTGAAAGTCTGTACTCATAGGTTTTAAGGCAACAGAGGACCATATGATTTCATTTTAACAAACCTTTCATCCTTCCAGTATGAATGATGATCCAATTCTGGCACAACCAAAGTAGCATTCAAGATCCTTGCAACAACTACAGCATCAGTTATCTGAAGAGAAAAAATGCAATccaaatttaagatttaaatgcaCATGATTGAAAGCAATATAACATGATGGAAGTCGGATAATTGAAATgcaaaaaatatgagaaaacaTATCAGTACTTGTTTCTCAATCTGGATgcctataaaataaaaactgagcAAGTACCAGAAAACACTTACTCCTGTTCTTTGTTGGTTAAGTCCTCCGCTGGTAGCAATTAGTAAGTAGCCATTCGAACGTCTTTCACGTACAGCAGCTACAAACAAAAAACTAGTTCCTGAATGCTACTACTTCCACCAATAAGAACAAATAACCTTGACAGCAAGTTGAAGGGGCACAACAAGAAAATTAAAGTAATCACATCCATGGTTGCTCTCTGATGCTATAACTTGTAAGCATC
This window contains:
- the LOC140968556 gene encoding O-fucosyltransferase 29-like, with the translated sequence MGLANYLASAVLQQQQQQLQKQNEKQQGYFSNYFWKWRRPAEVVVMPWTMVCGLLLFAVGLISLFTGHVASDLEWYSQRLVKRAWYYKTDRDSRVPIDVWKSKFSNFYYGCCDRGPHFAAAVRERRSNGYLLIATSGGLNQQRTGITDAVVVARILNATLVVPELDHHSYWKDESDFFQIFDVDWFISYLAKDVPIVKRVPEKFMRSMEKPPYTMRIPRKSEPEYYLEQVLPLLLRRRVVQLTKFDYRLANELNEDLQKLRCRVNYHALRFTKSIRNLGQKLVVRMRKMAKRFIAVHLRFEPDMLAFSGCYYGGGDKERQVLGEIRKRWETLPELSPDEERTRGKCPLTPHEVGLLLRALGFENSTYLYIASGEIYGGEETLRPLKELFPNFYTKEMLAGEELKSFLPFSSRLAAIDYTVCEESDVFVTNNNGNMAKILAGRRRYMGHKRTIRPNAKRLSSLFASRDKMDWSVFARKVKSRQRGFMGEPEEMRPGRGEFHEFPSACVCLKQNLDRFINVSMSEFIDKKNGTSERSFSRGEKASTRNVSISVVEENDHDDFLSD